The Bos javanicus breed banteng chromosome 21, ARS-OSU_banteng_1.0, whole genome shotgun sequence genome includes a region encoding these proteins:
- the LOC133234723 gene encoding myeloid-associated differentiation marker-like, with the protein MLSKLAGRGEGGSLRKRTNFQHGKAHLKFIQGRKLKRLQTVCRGALCFYFGDFTLTLGHLAGLRSLWLKNKQGYNSGDVDHLIVTITMCWSSGLASKPIMGFFLRVGQLLSTCVSFSLGASLGIWEEGMGNWCVFVWCLCFAMSLIISIVELCGLQSRLPCSWDGFLHAYSSYFVIICMVTSFIFGTSYIQVFPPGPAQNRAIIATAFSCVAALLYAIEVAWVCVRPGDMVCFVPTFPGVLRRLENYLACVIFAFISNTDLYQHQPALVWCVVVYSICFVLGAVNYFVNGCDCDNDKKLPLRIPLLLWLQTVLSVLLYITAVILWPLYQFHEKLGGQPQRSSDMSCSDQLTTIGCIWDQRLAVAILTAINLLVYVADMMYLILEAFGYLVQIHPSVSAGHLP; encoded by the exons ATGTTAAGCAAGCTGGCGGGCAGGGGAGAAGGTGGATCACTGCGCAAAAGAACCAACTTCCAACACGGCAAGGCTCACCTGAAATTTATACAAGGAAGGAAGCTGAAACGGCTGCAGACTGTGTGCCGGGGTGCGCTGTGCTTCTATTTTGGGGACTTTACATTAACCTTGGGCCACCTTGCTGGATTGAGAAG CCTTTGGTTGAAGAACAAGCAAGGTTACAACAGCGGTGACGTTGACCACCTGATCGTCACCATCACCATGTGCTGGTCCTCAGGCCTGGCCTCCAAGCCCATCATGGGTTTTTTCCTCCGCGTGGGGCAGCTGCTCTCCACCTGCGTGTCCTTCTCGCTAGGGGCCAGCCTGGGCatttgggaggagggcatgggtaACTGGTGCGTGTTCGTCTGGTGTCTCTGCTTTGCCATGAGCCTCATCATCTCCATAGTGGAGTTATGTGGGCTGCAGTCCCGCCTCCCTTGCTCCTGGGATGGTTTTCTTCATGCTTATTCCTCCTACTTCGTCATCATCTGCATGGTGACTTCCTTCATCTTCGGCACCTCCTACATCCAGGTCTTTCCTCCAGGCCCCGCCCAGAACCGCGCCATCatcgccactgccttctcctgcgTGGCTGCTCTGCTTTATGCCATCGAAGTGGCCTGGGTCTGTGTCCGACCTGGCGACATGGTCTGCTTTGTGCCCACCTTCCCAGGTGTGCTCAGGAGGCTGGAGAACTATCTGGCCTGTGTCATCTTCGCCTTCATCAGCAACACTGACCTGTACCAGCACCAGCCGGCCCTGGTGTGGTGTGTGGTCGTGTACTCCATCTGCTTTGTCCTGGGGGCCGTGAACTACTTTGTGAATGGGTGTGACTGTGACAATGACAAAAAGCTGCCCCTTCGCATCCCCCTTTTACTGTGGCTGCAGACTGTGCTCTCTGTCCTCCTCTACATAACCGCAGTGATCCTCTGGCCCCTCTACCAGTTCCATGAGAAGTTGGGGGGGCAGCCCCAGCGATCCAGTGATATGAGCTGCAGTGATCAACTCACTACCATTGGCTGCATCTGGGACCAGCGACTGGCTGTGGCCATCCTGACAGCCATCAACCTGCTGGTTTATGTGGCTGACATGATGTACTTGATCCTAGAGGCTTTT GGCTACCTGGTCCAGATCCATCCATCCGTCTCAGCTGGACACCTGCCATAA